A stretch of Paucidesulfovibrio gracilis DSM 16080 DNA encodes these proteins:
- a CDS encoding type II secretion system protein, whose product MERTKQRRRQGGFTLIELITVIIILGVLAAVVTPRYFDMVSEAETAAAEGAAAEGVGRFNLAYAKYVMDNNQAPANLAALQGDTYLGTDASDVVVAGDFQFTYSVANDVVTVAVATDPDGDGTYTDTGVSKTFDWPD is encoded by the coding sequence ATGGAACGGACGAAACAACGTCGTAGGCAGGGCGGTTTCACGCTCATCGAACTCATCACCGTGATCATCATCCTCGGCGTACTCGCCGCCGTGGTGACTCCCCGGTATTTCGACATGGTCAGCGAGGCTGAGACCGCCGCTGCGGAAGGTGCCGCTGCCGAAGGTGTGGGACGCTTCAATCTGGCGTATGCCAAGTATGTTATGGACAACAACCAAGCTCCAGCCAACCTCGCGGCGCTCCAGGGCGATACCTACCTGGGTACCGATGCTTCGGATGTTGTCGTGGCTGGTGATTTCCAGTTCACCTACAGCGTTGCCAACGACGTGGTGACCGTGGCCGTGGCCACCGACCCGGACGGGGACGGCACCTACACGGATACGGGCGTCAGCAAGACGTTTGACTGGCCCGACTAA
- a CDS encoding type II secretion system protein codes for MPGGRRRDGQSGFTLIEVIVVLVILGVLSGVIAPNYFSMVQESDTAMARGAASEGLGRLYSAVGLYYVHEKSRPTGLSQLRGDAYLGTDESDQLDLGEYRLSFSQTNGGESVRIAVEALTDQGGYRDTGVVLIQEWPME; via the coding sequence ATGCCCGGGGGACGCAGACGGGACGGACAAAGCGGATTCACCCTGATTGAGGTCATTGTGGTCCTGGTGATTCTCGGTGTGCTGTCCGGGGTGATTGCTCCAAACTATTTCAGCATGGTACAAGAGTCCGATACCGCCATGGCCCGGGGAGCCGCTTCCGAAGGGCTGGGACGCCTCTATTCCGCTGTGGGGCTGTATTATGTCCATGAAAAATCCCGTCCCACGGGGCTTTCCCAATTACGCGGCGATGCCTACCTGGGGACTGATGAATCCGACCAGCTTGATCTGGGGGAGTATCGGCTCAGCTTTAGCCAAACCAATGGCGGGGAAAGCGTGCGCATTGCAGTGGAAGCGCTGACCGATCAGGGCGGGTACCGGGATACGGGCGTGGTCCTCATCCAAGAGTGGCCCATGGAATAA